One genomic segment of Caldimonas brevitalea includes these proteins:
- the moaC gene encoding cyclic pyranopterin monophosphate synthase MoaC, with protein sequence MQATDPPTPPTGALTHFDAQGQAHMVDVASKDVTHRVALAQGYIEMEPATLQLVTSGTAKKGDVLGVARIAAIQAAKRTADLIPLCHPLPLTRVAVEFVVDALGARVECRAQVETLGRTGVEMEALTAVQIGLLTIYDMCKAVDRGMTITGVRVLEKHGGKSGSFVAATGGG encoded by the coding sequence ATGCAAGCCACCGACCCGCCCACCCCGCCGACTGGCGCCCTCACCCACTTCGACGCGCAGGGCCAGGCCCATATGGTGGACGTGGCGTCCAAGGACGTGACGCACCGCGTCGCGCTGGCGCAGGGTTACATCGAGATGGAGCCCGCCACCTTGCAGCTGGTGACGTCCGGCACCGCGAAGAAGGGCGACGTGCTGGGGGTGGCCCGTATCGCCGCGATCCAGGCGGCCAAGCGCACGGCCGACTTGATCCCCTTGTGCCATCCGCTGCCGCTGACGCGGGTCGCGGTGGAGTTCGTCGTCGATGCCTTGGGCGCGCGCGTCGAGTGCCGCGCCCAGGTGGAGACGCTGGGGCGCACCGGCGTCGAGATGGAAGCCCTCACCGCGGTGCAGATCGGGCTGCTGACGATCTACGACATGTGCAAGGCGGTGGACCGCGGCATGACCATCACCGGCGTGCGGGTGCTGGAGAAGCACGGCGGCAAGTCGGGCAGCTTCGTCGCTGCGACGGGCGGCG